One window of the Syngnathoides biaculeatus isolate LvHL_M chromosome 11, ASM1980259v1, whole genome shotgun sequence genome contains the following:
- the znf711 gene encoding zinc finger protein 711, translated as MDQGGGVLELHTQELKMPHAMIMQDFVAGMGGLAHIDGDHIVVSVPEGMLLSDVMTDEGILLEHELEVEGLETHVVEGLETEVVESLHADVEGLEAEVVEGLQTQVVELEAQVVEGLEGEVEVEGLETEVDVEDLEAHVVEGLEEEVEVEGLEAEVVEGLEVDVESLQSQDVDGHEIGAEDMVHSEHSVIMPENILGTEVAIEEALEHHHVLTSDLIQDANHHDDMSDQVFVAELLSDQDNTLDHQLVAEGLMVTEANAETIIHQQLPSEAVPLQMDEDDDGRSSSEDYLMISLDEVGEKLDIGDTPLEISTEVMEDKECKEEDSGDVIKVYIFKAEADDDLGGTEVITEDDYQNGHPDREAASSGRLGVGRDKMVYMAVKKQPKIEEDDEEDSDDDISNTINQVKNGSATPFLQIREGLATNRVLKPKAKKKKKGDIRQCQTAVIIGPDGMPLTVYPCHICGKKFRSRGFLKCHMKNHPDHLLKKKYQCTDCDFTTNKKISFHNHLESHKLLSHNSERSPEYTEYARRYHESSPLGSDKLIVKDREPKLHHCKYCDYETAEQGLLNRHLLAVHSKNFAHVCVECAKGFRHPSELKKHMRTHTGEKPYHCPHCEFRCADQSNLKTHIKSKHGADLPFKCSHCPQAYADARELQRHIEIVQGHKTHQCPHCEHKSTNSSDLKRHIISVHTKDFPHQCDVCEKGFHRPSELKKHTETHKGSKLHQCRHCNFNAPDTFTLSRHILSLHTKELPFKCKRCRRGFRQPAELKKHMKTHSGRKVYQCQYCEYNSTDASGFKRHVISIHTKDYPHRCDYCTKGFRRPSEKSQHIARHHKDMLM; from the exons ATGGATCAAGGAGGTGGTGTGTTGGAGTTACACACACAGGAGCTGAAGATGCCCCATGCTATGATCATGCAAGACTTTG TTGCAGGGATGGGTGGCTTGGCACACATTGACGGAGATCACATCGTGGTCTCTGTGCCTGAGGGCATGCTCCTCTCTGACGTGATGACGGACGAGGGCATCCTCCTGGAGCACGAGCTTGAGGTGGAGGGCCTGGAAACTCACGTCGTCGAAGGCCTGGAAACCGAAGTAGTCGAAAGTTTACACGCAGATGTCGAGGGACTGGAGGCGGAGGTGGTTGAAGGGCTACAGACACAAGTGGTAGAGCTGGAGGCTCAGGTTGTGGAAGGCCTAGAAGGAGAAGTCGAGGTGGAGGGTCTGGAAACCGAAGTGGACGTGGAGGACCTGGAAGCTCATGTTGTTGAGGGCCTTGAGGAGGAAGTGGAAGTGGAGGGCTTGGAAGCAGAGGTTGTTGAGGGTCTGGAAGTGGATGTAGAAAGCCTGCAGTCTCAGGATGTAGATGGCCATGAAATAGGTGCGGAGGACATGGTGCATTCAGAACACAGTGTGATCATGCCAGAAAACATCCTGGGAACAGAGGTTGCAATAGAGGAAGCTTTGGAGCACCACCACGTGCTAACCTCGGACCTTATCCAGGATGCCAACCACCATGACGACATGTCGGACCAGGTGTTTGTAGCAGAGCTTCTTTCGGACCAGGATAACACTCTCGACCACCAACTTGTCGCAGAGGGCTTGATGGTGACAGAGGCTAATGCGGAGACCATCATCCACCAACAACTTCCCTCCGAGGCTGTTCCTTTGCAGATGGATGAGGATGACGATGGGAGAAGCAGCTCTGAAGATTACCTCATGATCTCTT TGGACGAGGTTGGGGAGAAGTTGGACATAGGAGACACTCCTCTAGAGATTAGCACTGAGGTGATGGAAGACAAGGAGTGCAAGGAGGAGGATAGCGGAGATGTCATCAAAGTCTACATTTTCAAAGCTGAGGCAGATGATGATTTGG GTGGGACAGAGGTGATCACTGAGGATGATTACCAAAATGGCCACCCTGACCGCGAAGCTGCATCATCAGGAAGACTTGGAGTTGGGCGTGACAAGATGGTCTACATGGCAGTCAAGAAGCAGCCCAAAATAGAAGAGGACGATGAAGAAGACAGTGACGATGACATCA GTAATACTATAAATCAGGTTAAAAACGGCTCAGCGACACCGTTTCTACAAATCCGAGAAGGTTTGGCCACAAACCGTGTCCTCAAACCTAAAgccaagaaaaagaagaaaggggaCATTCGGCAATGTCAAACTG CTGTCATTATTGGGCCTGATGGCATGCCCCTGACAGTCTACCCGTGCCACATATGTGGAAAGAAGTTCCGCTCACGAGGCTTCCTCAAATGCCATATGAAAAACCACCCGGACCACCTCTTAAAGAAGAAGTACCAGTGTACAGACTGCGACTTCACCACGAACAAGAAGATCAGCTTCCACAACCATTTGGAGAGTCACAAGCTGCTGAGCCACAACAGCGAGCGCTCCCCAGAATACACAGAGTACGCAAGGCGCTACCATGAGTCCAGTCCCCTTGGTTCTGACAAACTCATCGTCAAGGACCGCGAGCCCAAGCTGCATCACTGCAAGTATTGCGACTACGAGACCGCAGAGCAAGGCCTGCTCAATCGTCACCTGCTGGCCGTGCACAGTAAAAACTTTGCACACGTGTGCGTCGAGTGCGCCAAAGGCTTTCGCCACCCGTCCGAGCTGAAGAAGCACATGCGGACCCACACGGGTGAGAAGCCCTATCACTGTCCGCACTGCGAGTTCCGCTGCGCGGATCAGTCCAACTTAAAGACTCACATCAAAAGCAAGCACGGCGCAGATCTGCCTTTCAAGTGCAGCCATTGCCCACAAGCGTATGCCGACGCGCGGGAACTCCAGCGTCACATAGAGATTGTGCAAGGCCACAAGACGCATCAGTGTCCACACTGTGAGCACAAGAGCACCAACtccagtgacctgaaaagacacaTCATCTCAGTGCACACCAAGGACTTTCCTCACCAGTGTGACGTGTGCGAGAAAGGCTTTCACAGGCCCTCGGAGTTGAAGAAGCACACCGAGACACACAAGGGCAGCAAGCTGCACCAGTGCCGGCACTGTAACTTCAACGCTCCCGACACGTTCACCCTGAGTCGCCATATTCTGTCCCTGCACACCAAGGAACTTCCATTTAAGTGCAAGCGCTGCCGGCGAGGTTTCCGACAACCGGCGGAGCTGAAGAAACACATGAAGACGCACAGCGGTAGGAAGGTTTATCAGTGCCAGTATTGTGAGTACAACAGTACGGACGCTTCTGGCTTCAAGCGCCACGTCATCTCCATTCACACCAAGGACTACCCCCACCGCTGCGACTACTGCACCAAGGGCTTCAGGAGGCCTTCGGAGAAGAGCCAGCACATAGCCAGACACCACAAAGACATGCTTATGTAA